The genomic segment aatctaaaattttaagtttgattttATCGTTGTGttgtaaagaaattaaaatattaacgGAGAAATAATAGAAGTGGAATGGGCctgtagaaaaaaagaaaaaggccTGTAGCTGAGGTCTTTAAGGTAGAGCCCTTTAAAGTAACAAGACAGTGTTTGattatattaacaaacaaaacttacGGGGCGGCcacgtcttcgtcttcttccttctacTCCTCacggttctctctctcttctctcttctctcttctctgtcttTATCAGTTTCTCAAGTTACTTTTTTCAGTTTCCGATGCTcgtttcttagtttttttatttcttcgtTTCTCTTTCATCAGCAGGTCTTTGGAGTTTGTGTTATCCTCCTCGTCAGTCGTCATTACTGGTGTTTAgggtttcataaaaaaaaagcttcttaaTCCGTCGAAATTACACTTTTCTCTCCCTCATTGTCGGTTACTCTCTTTTCCCCCTTCGCAAGTTTTATGCTTTTCTAGTTTCCATTGATGCTCTAGTtcaaatttcagttttttttttatttcttcgcTTAGAAATTTTAATGTATGaaatctgactttttttttttatttttttaattgatcgTTTtcaattaagagaaaaaaaaacaaagcagtGCTGGTTAACTTTGATTTACTCATGATTGGTTCTATCTTGCagtaattgagttttttttttattgtaattttggtCACTGTtgcttgttcttctacttccttacgatactctctctctctctctctctctctctctgtgccTTGTGCGTATTGCTTACTTAATTCTCAAAGTGGAGATTCTTCACACGTCTCTAGTTTCTCTGACTTTTCTCTTGTATTgcatatatattactatttgCGATGATACTTAGTTTCACATTGTTTTGGCTACCACTATATATGCTGGTAAGAATAGTTTAGCAAGTGAAACGAAAGGTTGCtccttttattaatttatctttgCTGTGGATCCTTATTGTGACTTTGTGTGATTGATTCTTGCTTAAatagtttgctttttttgttttttgtttcgtttatgttatgttatgacTTATGTAACTATGTTTGCTGGTTCAGACAAGGATAAATGGCTTCAAAGATTATTGCTGGCAAGCCGGATGATTCTGAGTATGAAATCATTGAAGGTGCGTCTGAGAGCGCTTTAGCAGCCGGGACAAGCCCTTGGGTGGATTCTTCTACGTTGAAGCTTCGGCATCGGATTGGTAGAGGTCCTTTCGGTGATGTTTGGCTGGCTACTCATCATCAGTCAACTGACGACTACGATGAGCATCATGAAGTCGCCATCAAAATGCTGCATCCTATCAAGGAGAATCAAAGAAGGGTTGTGGTTGATAAGTTTGAAGATCTCTTCTCCAAGTGTCAAGGAATGGAGAATGTCTGTCTGCTCCGAGGAGTCTCTAGTATCAGTGGAAAGGTAACTAAGACAAACGTTTGTGTTTCTCCTCATCTTTTCAGTATTCGTTTAATAGCAGATTTGTATCTTGTAGATATGCATCATCATGAAATTCTATGAGGGCTCTGTTGGTGACAAGATGGCTCGGCTTAAAGGAGGAAAGCTTTTACTGCCTGATATATTGAGGTAATTTTGCATTACACTAGTAAGCAGCTCATTCTAGTAGcatcttctttatctttagaTATAATACTAATTTCCTCTCATCTATGTTGAACCACGCTTTACAGATACGGGGTTGATCTGGCTTCAGGGATCCTGGAATTGCACTCAAAAGGGTTTCTGATTCTCAATCTTAAGCCGTCTAACTTTCTTCTCAGTGATAACGACAAGGCAATCCTCGGGGATGTTGGGATCCCTTATCTCCTTCGTAGTATCCCTGTGCCAAGTTCTGATATGACTGTGAGACTTGGAACTCCAAACTATATGGCTCCAGAACAGTGGCAACCAGAAGTAAGAGGTCCCATGTCCTTTGAGACTGATTCTTGGGGATTTGGATGCAGCATTGTAGAAATGCTGACTGGTGTACAACCGTGGTCTGGGAGATCGGCCGATGAAATATATGATTTAGTGGTGAGAAAGCAAGAAAAGCTTAATATCCCCAATGGCATACcgcctcctctcgagaacctaCTTCGGGGTTGCATTTTGTATGATCTTCGAAGCCGACCTTCAATGACTGACATCTTACACGTATTGAAGAGGTAAATTATACCTCGTCACCATTCTTTATTCAGTTTGAACTAGATTGATGCAAAAGTGTTTataatttctctatatatatggtcATAGTTCCTTCCAAAAAATTAGTAGTTCTCGAGAAAGTAATGGCCACCTTCTTTATTGTCGATCTTATTTTCTAATAGTTTTCTGGAATCCTATTTATTTACTCTTGATATACATATTAGTTGGCACTTTTTTCCTACATTGAATTGTCATATTAAGCGGAACTGATTTTGCAGCTTACAGAACtcagaggaggaagagatctGGAGAGGCATTGATAGTACAGAAATCAGGAAGAGCTCGACAACTCTTGGGTATACTGAATGGTTTCTTTCAAAGGATCATCTGCAAGTGGGCGACACGGTGCGTTCAAGAAAGCCTGCCAGTTCATTTAAGCATGAGAACATGGATGTGCCAGGAGGAATGGTGGTTGGTTTAGAACGTGACACCACAGACCCAGATGGGTTTGCGCTAGTTAAAGTCCATGGCGTTCATGACCCGTTAAGGGTTCATGTATCTGTTCTTGAACGGGTAACCAACGGATTAGCTTCTGGAGATTGGGTGCGTCTGAAGCACGGAAATAAGAGGCACTCTCCGGTTGGTGTTCTCCATTCAATTGACCGTGAGGGAAACGTAGCTGTTGGGTTTATTGGGTTGCCAACTCTCTGGAAAGGGACTTCATCGCAGCTTCAGATGGCTAATGCATACCGTGTGGGTCGATTTGTGAAGCTCAAAGCCAATGTTGTCATCCCGAGATTTAAATGGATGCGTAAAAGTATAGGGATATGGGCAACTGGCAGGATCTCTCAGGTTTTACCTAACGGTTGCCTTGAGGTGGACTTCCCTGGAGTGTTACCTTTTAAAGAGGAACATGGAAGTTTTCTTGCAGATCCGGCTGAAGTCGAGATTGTGAATTTTAATACATGTGAGGGAgttatgaaaaaatatgaacatCTGGAGGATTTGCATTGGGCTGTGAGACCTTTGCTGATTGCTATGGGTCTATTGACAGCAATGAAGTTAGGGTTCTTTGTTAAGAACAAAATAGGAAGGTCAAAGGATGGGAAACAACGTGATGGCTCGAGTGGACAAGGTGACTGTCAGATTCGGGATGGTCAGAAATCTCGCAAATCTAAATGGCTTGTGTTTGTTTAGGTCTGTGATTAGGTTTGTGGCAAACCTGGTCTGGTCTGGTCTGGTCTAAATATCGCGCTGTTCTAGTCCTGGATACATGGTTTTACAATAGTACGTGTACATAATAACATTCTTTTCCTCCTTCAACGTAGTAAAAGACTTTCTCTTATTATATTTGATGGGATTTAAGACTAGTGTTTCCAAGTGTTCTGCACATTGCTGGTCGGGCCTGACTTTAGTATACGTTATAATTATCATAGCTACAGTTCCATTGGACGtcacacatgttttattttgttgaagaGAACAAGAGGGTACAAATGTTTTGTTACATGTCTAACCTTTTCAAGAACTGATCAGATAATCTTACAGTTACAGGCGTTGTACATGTTAAACAATCTCAGTTTTGAGAACGCTAAGTGACAAGTGACAATATATTTAACATCTGGTAATCCTTCTACATATCCACAAAAGAATCATACAGATCAGGCAAGTTAATTTGCACAATCGAAGCTTCACAAAGTCACACCTTTCATGCCCGTGGATGTAACAGCAACAATTCCTGCATTCTCCAGGAGTCTCTCTGTTAAGGACCAAAGCTTGCCAACTTCTGTTTTTACCTCAGTAAGACACTCATTACTTCCTTCTGAATATTTTTCCTGTTGAAACCCGTCCGCTGGAATGCTCATGTCAGCTTGAGTTAGAAGTTCTGTGCTCATTTCTGCAAGCTTCTGCAATGCACTGGTTGCAGCTTCAACTTCAAGTTGAGCTGCCTCAAGCTGAAGCTTCTCTATGGCCAGGTCACCCATTGTTTTTCCTCCGATTCTCTCTTGTGCCAAGGCATGTAGAGTTTTCAAATCTTCACTGTCATTAGTCgtttcttctttcaatttcttgagTTCCCGCTCCTTGGCTTCTAATCTTCCCATGACCACGTTGATCTCCTCATCTTTGAATGTCAAAGCCCTCTGCACAGCAAGAACTTCCATTTCTTTCATCCGTAGACTTTCTCTGGTAAAGTTTAACTCCATCACTAGCCGTTTGTTCTCCGTTCCGTAATCGCTCTCTAGTGGTTGCTGCATCGAGTCAAAGCTAATCTCATTATTAACCCTTACTGTGTTCTGATTTTGACCGTTGGTGGTTGACATAAGCAATCTACTCGTCAATTCTGCAATTCTTTCCACCACCATTTCAGCTTCTGTGACCTTCAGGTTGGAACTGCCCAACTCATCTTCTATTCTGTGAAGATGGACATCTTTCTCCTTAAGCATTGCAGTTGCCTGCATAAGCTGATCATCTCTTCTGGTCATAAGCGTCTTTAGGTGTGTTACCTCCTGGTTCACTTCTTCCAATTTATTTCGAGCTTCCGTGAGTTCTTCGTCCTTTTCTTGTAGTAATAGTTCTAGAGAAGCCTGTTCAGACTTCAGATGCTGAATCTCTAGTTTGGCCTCCACCAAGCTTGACTCTTTCTCCTGAAGTAGATTCTGTGATACCTGAAACGCGTTAGCTTTTTTGTAAAGCTCATCTTGAA from the Camelina sativa cultivar DH55 chromosome 12, Cs, whole genome shotgun sequence genome contains:
- the LOC104730052 gene encoding E3 ubiquitin-protein ligase KEG-like → MASKIIAGKPDDSEYEIIEGASESALAAGTSPWVDSSTLKLRHRIGRGPFGDVWLATHHQSTDDYDEHHEVAIKMLHPIKENQRRVVVDKFEDLFSKCQGMENVCLLRGVSSISGKICIIMKFYEGSVGDKMARLKGGKLLLPDILRYGVDLASGILELHSKGFLILNLKPSNFLLSDNDKAILGDVGIPYLLRSIPVPSSDMTVRLGTPNYMAPEQWQPEVRGPMSFETDSWGFGCSIVEMLTGVQPWSGRSADEIYDLVVRKQEKLNIPNGIPPPLENLLRGCILYDLRSRPSMTDILHVLKSLQNSEEEEIWRGIDSTEIRKSSTTLGYTEWFLSKDHLQVGDTVRSRKPASSFKHENMDVPGGMVVGLERDTTDPDGFALVKVHGVHDPLRVHVSVLERVTNGLASGDWVRLKHGNKRHSPVGVLHSIDREGNVAVGFIGLPTLWKGTSSQLQMANAYRVGRFVKLKANVVIPRFKWMRKSIGIWATGRISQVLPNGCLEVDFPGVLPFKEEHGSFLADPAEVEIVNFNTCEGVMKKYEHLEDLHWAVRPLLIAMGLLTAMKLGFFVKNKIGRSKDGKQRDGSSGQGDCQIRDGQKSRKSKWLVFV